The Hyphomicrobium sp. MC1 genome window below encodes:
- a CDS encoding DoxX family protein has product MKFLTHWLISVPEKLSRVFLWLPPLFARIVVGWVFMWSGWEKLHALPQITANFASWGIPFPEIMTPFVSGVEFFGGLFLLLGLFTRIAAVPLVVVMIVAIISAKLDQVDSFETLAGFEEMSYMALFGWLAVAGPGPISLDYLLQRLQPKDDRNVLSPSVRTT; this is encoded by the coding sequence ATGAAATTTCTCACGCACTGGTTGATCTCCGTTCCGGAGAAGCTCTCTCGGGTCTTCTTATGGTTGCCGCCGCTCTTTGCGCGCATCGTGGTGGGATGGGTCTTCATGTGGAGCGGCTGGGAGAAGCTGCATGCGCTGCCGCAAATAACGGCAAATTTTGCGTCATGGGGAATCCCGTTTCCGGAGATCATGACGCCATTCGTTTCGGGCGTGGAATTTTTCGGCGGCCTCTTTCTTCTGCTCGGGCTCTTTACGCGGATCGCTGCCGTTCCGCTCGTGGTCGTCATGATCGTCGCGATCATCAGCGCCAAACTGGATCAGGTCGATTCTTTCGAAACGCTCGCGGGGTTTGAAGAGATGTCATACATGGCGCTGTTTGGCTGGTTGGCCGTTGCGGGGCCGGGACCGATCTCTCTCGACTATCTTCTGCAGAGGCTGCAACCGAAGGACGATCGCAACGTGCTGTCGCCGTCGGTGCGGACAACCTGA
- a CDS encoding thioredoxin family protein has translation MSLRYFAQAALALAMMTLTAAGAAAAERKTFDEKDFAAAQAQGKPILIDISATWCPTCQAQKPIIQKLSAEPQYKNLKIFDVDFDTRKDVLRKFGAQVQSTLIVFKGDKETGRSVGATSESAIDGLMRKAL, from the coding sequence ATGTCGCTCAGATATTTTGCGCAGGCTGCCTTGGCGCTGGCTATGATGACGCTGACTGCGGCCGGCGCGGCAGCAGCCGAGCGCAAGACTTTCGATGAAAAAGATTTCGCCGCCGCACAGGCACAGGGCAAGCCGATCCTCATCGATATCTCGGCGACATGGTGCCCGACGTGTCAGGCGCAAAAGCCCATTATCCAAAAGCTGTCCGCCGAGCCGCAGTATAAGAACCTCAAGATTTTCGACGTCGATTTCGACACCCGCAAGGATGTTTTGCGAAAGTTCGGCGCTCAGGTTCAAAGCACGCTGATCGTTTTCAAGGGTGACAAGGAAACGGGCCGCTCCGTCGGCGCCACCAGTGAAAGCGCGATCGACGGCTTGATGCGCAAGGCCCTCTGA